The genomic stretch GCCCCGGTTCACGCTGCTTCGCCTTCTCAGGCGCAGGCGGCGCCATCATCGGGGTCACTTTGTAGAGCATGTCGGTTCCTCCAGCTCACGGGAGTCCACCCACGCAGGCCCAGGGCCACCTCGGAGTGGACACTCGCAGGGACTAGAGTAGGACCTCCGCTTCCCGTTGGAAACTGATCCCAGGCCGAAAAATCGGCCCCCGGCGCGATTTCAGTGTCCTTCCGCTGGGTTGAGTCCTTACGTTCACCCCCAGCGGATCAGCCGTCGTCCGAATTTTCAGCCGGGACGCGCTCAGCGCGCCTCTTGCTGACACTCTGCTACACCCGTGTAGCGGACACGTCCCAAGTCGGGGGCCTCCAGCGTGCCGCCCCGGGCATTCCCGTAGGCGACGAGCGCTTCCCGCAAATCGAGCCCGTCGACGGGGGTCATCTCGATGCGCTCCGGTGGCACGGTGCTCAAGAGGGGCTCCAGCCCGTCACCGCCTCGCGCCAGAAAGTCCGGGAGGGCCACCCGATACATCTTGCGGGGGTCGACCACGAGCGGCTGACCGCCGGAGAGGGCCACTCCCGAGAACCGCCCAGGCCCCGGACAGCGCTCCAGCGTCACCTCGAGGCCGGAGACGGCGAAGACGGAGCCCATGTCGTTGCCATAGGCCAGGTGCAGCAACCGCGACAGCTCGGGGCCCGTCAAGGTGACGACGGCCACCGTGTTGTCGAAGGGCAGCACTTCGAACACCTGACCGAAAGTGAGCGGCCCCGCGGGCAGGTCCGCGCGGACGCCGCCCGGGTTCATCAGCCCCACGTCCGCGTTGGCCGACGCACGCAGCACGTCCGCCACCAGATTGCCCAGCGCGCCCTCCTCCGTGTAGCCGCGGGCCAGGGGCGTAGCCGCCACGAGCCCCAACTGGCGATTCTGCGCCTCCCGTGCCAGCTCCAGCGCAGGCGCCAGCAGCGGCGCCACCTGCGCGTCGGGCACCACCGGCTCCGCCATGAACGACGCAGGCTCCAGGCGAACCTGGGACTCGTTCCTCAGGCGGCGGCCGTCACACGTTCCCTGGGTGGCGTCCACCTTCGCACAGAGGGGAATGGCGGCCTGGATGCGGGTGCGCTCGGGCAGGATGCGGCGACTGTCCGGGTCCACGAACAGCTCCACCACGCCCAGGGAACGCGCCAGCCCCGTCGTCTCGATGATGGGCACCTGGGCGAAGAAGTGGCCCATCGTCTGGTGGGTGTGTCCCGCCACGATGGCGTCGACCGTGCCTGGCGGCAGGCGCTTCAGCATCGACAGAATCTCCGCGTCGCCCTCGTCGCAGCTCGACGTGTCGCGGGGGTTGCTCAAGTCCGCACACTTGCCTCCCGCATGCGCCACCACCACCACCACCTCCGCGCCGCGCGCGCGCAGGGAACGGGACGCTTCCAGCGCGGCGGGCGCCAGGGGCAGGAAGCGCAGGGACGACACGTTGGCGGGATTGGTGACCTTGGGGGTGGCCTCGGTGGAGAGCCCGATGATGCCCACCTTCACGCCCTTGACCTTCATCAGGTACGTGCCGTCATTGCCCGTCCAGGCGGGGCGCGCGCCAGTGGAGGCGTCGCGAAGGTTCGCCGACAAC from Myxococcus xanthus encodes the following:
- a CDS encoding bifunctional metallophosphatase/5'-nucleotidase, whose translation is MRFFRLIALALACGATTACSGFWIRGAPPEPIRITLVGINDFHGQVEPHRTPLKDGQVVEEGGAATLAAYVARLRAANPGGVVLLDAGDMFQGTLPSNLTEGAVVVDVYNHLGVDAAAIGNHEFDYGPVGPGSMAQRPGDDALGALKARIGQARFPMLSANLRDASTGARPAWTGNDGTYLMKVKGVKVGIIGLSTEATPKVTNPANVSSLRFLPLAPAALEASRSLRARGAEVVVVVAHAGGKCADLSNPRDTSSCDEGDAEILSMLKRLPPGTVDAIVAGHTHQTMGHFFAQVPIIETTGLARSLGVVELFVDPDSRRILPERTRIQAAIPLCAKVDATQGTCDGRRLRNESQVRLEPASFMAEPVVPDAQVAPLLAPALELAREAQNRQLGLVAATPLARGYTEEGALGNLVADVLRASANADVGLMNPGGVRADLPAGPLTFGQVFEVLPFDNTVAVVTLTGPELSRLLHLAYGNDMGSVFAVSGLEVTLERCPGPGRFSGVALSGGQPLVVDPRKMYRVALPDFLARGGDGLEPLLSTVPPERIEMTPVDGLDLREALVAYGNARGGTLEAPDLGRVRYTGVAECQQEAR